A genome region from Mesorhizobium sp. B2-1-8 includes the following:
- the thrC gene encoding threonine synthase, whose product MHYVSTRGEAPALGFSDAILTGLARDGGLYVPREWPHFSQADIRAMRGLAYPDLAIRVLTPFLGGEIAAPVFERLVREAYATFRHEAVCPLVQTGANTFVLELFHGPTLAFKDVAMQLLARLMDHVLAERGQHATIVGATSGDTGGAAIDAFAGRSRTDIFILFPHGRVSPVQQRQMTTSTAENVHALAIEGNFDDCQGLLKDMFNDHGFRDQVSLSGVNSINWARIMAQIVYYFSSALSLGAPDRPVSFTVPTGNFGDIFAGYAAKKMGLPIERLVIATNDNDILARTFATGEYRTKGVFATTSPSMDIQVSSNFERLLFEASNRDAATVRRYMAGLKQSGAFTIEAAEIAGMRSEFDAGRADMDEVAATIRSTLANSNYLLDPHTAAAMHVAAGKAGAVPMVVLGTAHPAKFPAAVEAASGVSPALPAWLGGLMTFEEKYTVLPSDLKMVEDYVSRRARAAR is encoded by the coding sequence ATGCATTATGTGAGTACCCGCGGGGAAGCGCCCGCGCTTGGATTTTCCGACGCCATCCTGACTGGGCTGGCGCGCGATGGCGGGCTCTATGTGCCGCGCGAATGGCCGCACTTCTCGCAGGCCGACATCCGCGCCATGCGCGGCCTTGCCTATCCCGACCTCGCCATACGCGTGTTGACGCCGTTTCTCGGCGGCGAGATCGCCGCGCCAGTCTTCGAGCGCCTCGTCCGCGAAGCCTATGCCACCTTCCGCCATGAGGCCGTCTGCCCGTTGGTGCAGACCGGCGCCAACACTTTTGTCCTCGAACTCTTTCATGGGCCGACGCTGGCCTTCAAGGACGTGGCGATGCAGTTGCTTGCCCGGCTGATGGACCATGTGCTTGCCGAACGCGGCCAGCACGCGACCATCGTCGGCGCCACGTCGGGCGATACCGGTGGCGCGGCCATCGACGCCTTTGCCGGGCGCAGCCGCACCGACATCTTCATCCTTTTTCCGCATGGCCGCGTCTCGCCGGTTCAGCAGCGGCAGATGACCACATCGACGGCTGAAAATGTCCATGCGCTGGCGATAGAGGGCAATTTCGACGACTGTCAGGGCCTGCTGAAGGATATGTTCAACGATCACGGCTTTCGCGACCAGGTGTCGCTGTCGGGGGTCAATTCGATCAACTGGGCACGGATCATGGCCCAGATCGTCTATTATTTCTCCTCGGCACTCTCGCTCGGCGCACCGGACAGGCCGGTGTCGTTCACGGTGCCGACCGGCAATTTCGGCGATATCTTCGCCGGCTATGCCGCCAAGAAGATGGGCCTGCCGATCGAACGGCTGGTCATCGCCACCAATGACAACGACATATTGGCACGCACCTTTGCGACCGGCGAATACCGGACCAAGGGGGTCTTTGCGACCACCTCGCCGTCGATGGACATCCAGGTTTCGTCGAACTTCGAACGCCTGCTGTTCGAGGCCTCAAATCGCGATGCGGCAACGGTGCGGCGCTACATGGCCGGCCTGAAGCAATCGGGCGCTTTCACCATCGAAGCCGCGGAAATCGCCGGGATGCGGTCCGAATTCGACGCCGGCCGCGCCGATATGGACGAGGTTGCCGCCACCATCCGCTCGACGCTGGCAAACAGCAACTACCTGCTCGATCCGCACACGGCGGCGGCCATGCACGTGGCGGCGGGCAAGGCTGGCGCGGTGCCGATGGTGGTGCTGGGCACCGCCCACCCGGCGAAATTCCCGGCCGCCGTCGAGGCCGCCAGCGGGGTCTCGCCCGCCCTGCCCGCATGGCTAGGGGGATTGATGACATTTGAGGAAAAATACACGGTACTTCCATCCGACCTCAAAATGGTGGAAGATTACGTCAGCCGCCGCGCGCGGGCGGCGCGTTAA
- a CDS encoding M16 family metallopeptidase, with translation MGVEVSRLSNGLTVATETLPSIESVALGAWVKSGARNEREEEHGMAHLLEHMAFKGTKRRSAFEIASEIEDVGGEINAATSVETTSYYARVLSDDVPLAVDILSDILQESEFDPQELEREQHVILQEIGAAHDTPDDIVFDRFTETAFRHQTIGRSILGTPETVKSFTSKQLHDFIERQYGAERMVIVAAGDIKHDKFVREVENRLGGFRSKADSTIPQYAQYVGGDFREDRDLMDAQIVLGFEGRAYHVRDFYASQVLSMILGGGMSSRLFQEVREKRGLCYSVYAFHWGFSDTGIFGVHAATGQSDIAKLVPVIVDELQKAGESILQEELDRARAQYRAGLIMSAESPASRASQIARQLLLFGRPIAKEELMERLAALTVERLTDLSSRMFSTKPTLTAVGPVGTLAPYEAILDSLPGTQATARRLAV, from the coding sequence ATGGGTGTTGAGGTAAGCCGTCTGTCGAACGGCCTGACAGTCGCCACCGAAACCCTTCCAAGTATCGAATCGGTTGCCTTGGGTGCCTGGGTCAAGTCGGGTGCCCGCAATGAACGCGAAGAAGAGCATGGCATGGCCCATCTGCTCGAGCACATGGCGTTCAAGGGGACGAAGCGGCGGAGCGCCTTCGAGATCGCCTCGGAAATCGAGGACGTCGGCGGCGAGATCAATGCCGCCACCAGCGTCGAGACCACATCCTACTACGCCAGGGTGCTCTCCGACGATGTGCCGCTGGCCGTCGACATCCTGTCCGACATTCTGCAGGAGTCCGAATTCGACCCGCAGGAACTCGAGCGCGAGCAGCACGTCATCCTGCAGGAGATCGGCGCCGCGCACGACACGCCCGACGACATCGTTTTCGACCGTTTCACCGAGACGGCCTTCCGCCACCAGACCATCGGCCGCTCGATCCTGGGCACGCCCGAGACGGTAAAATCCTTCACCTCCAAGCAGTTGCACGATTTCATCGAACGCCAATACGGCGCCGAGCGGATGGTGATCGTGGCCGCCGGCGACATCAAGCACGACAAGTTCGTGCGCGAGGTCGAAAACCGGCTCGGCGGTTTCCGCAGCAAGGCCGACAGCACCATTCCGCAATACGCGCAATATGTCGGCGGCGATTTCCGCGAGGACCGCGACCTGATGGACGCGCAGATCGTGCTGGGTTTCGAGGGCCGCGCCTACCATGTGCGCGATTTCTACGCCTCTCAGGTGCTGTCGATGATTCTCGGCGGCGGCATGTCATCGCGTCTGTTCCAGGAAGTCCGCGAAAAGCGCGGCCTGTGCTACTCGGTCTATGCCTTCCACTGGGGCTTTTCCGACACGGGCATATTCGGCGTCCATGCCGCCACGGGACAGAGCGACATCGCCAAGCTGGTGCCCGTCATCGTCGACGAGTTGCAGAAGGCCGGCGAGAGCATCCTGCAGGAAGAACTCGACCGCGCGCGCGCCCAGTATCGCGCCGGGCTAATCATGTCCGCCGAAAGCCCGGCCAGCCGCGCCTCGCAGATCGCGCGGCAACTGCTCCTGTTCGGCCGTCCGATCGCAAAGGAAGAGCTGATGGAGCGGCTGGCGGCACTGACGGTCGAGCGCTTGACCGATCTGTCGTCGCGGATGTTCTCGACCAAGCCGACGCTTACCGCTGTCGGGCCCGTGGGTACGCTGGCACCATACGAGGCGATCCTCGATTCGCTTCCGGGCACGCAGGCCACGGCCCGCAGGCTCGCCGTCTAA
- a CDS encoding GNAT family N-acetyltransferase — protein sequence MFALPFFRRDLPALKGNLVTLRVPFTNDYREWSTVRGESRAFLEPWEPRWTPDELDRTAWRLRISRYREDYAQGTAIAFFIFEQSSGKLAGGITLGNIRHGVSQSGHVGYWIGERFGGRGLMTDAVKVVTRFAFDTLRLHRIEAACIPDNIRSIRVLEKAGFRREGLLRSYLRINGIWQDHYLYARIADDPPGAGTKD from the coding sequence GTGTTCGCGCTCCCTTTCTTTCGCCGTGACCTGCCGGCACTGAAGGGCAACCTCGTCACGCTGCGCGTGCCGTTCACCAACGACTACCGCGAGTGGTCGACGGTGCGCGGCGAAAGCCGGGCGTTCCTGGAGCCCTGGGAGCCGCGCTGGACCCCCGACGAACTCGACCGCACGGCATGGCGCCTGCGCATCAGCCGCTACCGCGAGGACTATGCGCAAGGAACAGCGATCGCCTTCTTCATCTTCGAGCAGTCGAGCGGCAAGCTCGCGGGCGGCATTACGCTCGGCAACATACGCCATGGCGTCTCGCAAAGCGGCCATGTCGGCTACTGGATCGGCGAGCGCTTCGGCGGCCGTGGCCTGATGACCGACGCGGTCAAGGTGGTGACCCGCTTCGCCTTCGATACGCTGAGGTTGCACCGGATCGAAGCCGCCTGTATTCCCGACAATATCCGGTCGATCCGCGTGCTTGAAAAAGCCGGATTCCGGCGCGAAGGACTTCTGCGATCCTATCTCAGGATCAACGGCATCTGGCAGGACCACTACCTCTACGCCCGGATCGCCGACGATCCGCCGGGCGCTGGAACGAAGGACTGA
- a CDS encoding EAL domain-containing protein, giving the protein MTNFLRNGPLFAFLLATMLTLCAASSAFAVEPIKIARDDVALDLSRAVEIYRNQGENFQVSTAPGPDGIVRRIEVEANDARSTGDWAVFALANTTDQQLDRLIVAPHFRLVNSGIFWPDLGSTRIAAITPSEGFALDRQTSPDADVFRVTLNPGTVITFIAELASPKLPQVYLWDPESYKDSVNSYTLFRGIVIGIAGLLALFLTILFVVKGTSMFPATAALAWAVLAYICVDFGFLNKVIEISPGNEQMWRAGTEVALAATFVVFLFAYLNLNRWHGHFSYGALVWILGLLLIAGVAIVDPAVAAGIARISFAATALTGLGLIIFLGIRGYDRAIMLVPSWVMVLLWLCGSWMAITGMLDNDIAQPALGGGLILIILLIGFTVMQHAFAGGALHQGLFSDLERQALAVAGSGDTVWDWDVLRDRVVTKPDVSIQLGLAPNSLGGAARNWLPVLHADDRDTFRTTLDVVLEHRRGKVAQNFRLRGADGHYHWFALRARPVIGSDGEVIRCVGTMVDVTEQKKSEERLLHDAVHDNLTGLPNRELFMNRLEAIISIARTEEKVRPTVFVIDIDRFKQVNDGLGISAGDTILLTIARRLHRLLKPKDSLSRFAGDQFALMLLSEQDPARIAGVADAIKHAINNPITFAKREIVLTASIGLITWTSAQTSAEDMVKDAELAMHQAKRFGGDRIEPFRPAFRTVGTDRLQFESDLRRAIERREFTLAYQPIVRLEDGSVAGFEALLRWDHPRRGMIPPADFIPVAESCGLIVQLGLFAMQQAAEDLAGWQKQIGDAPLSVSVNLSSRQLIRRDLVSDVRSVIARANLKPRCFRLELTESLVMDNPEQTAHVLTKLKQLGIGLSLDDFGTGYSSLAYLTRFPFDTIKIDKSFVDDSTPKRAVLLKSMVNMAHELGLSVVAEGISDERDALELRQMGCEYVQSFMFGAPMPGDQVLKTLKEQYPLTQA; this is encoded by the coding sequence TTGACGAATTTCCTGCGAAACGGGCCGCTGTTCGCCTTTCTGCTGGCGACGATGCTGACGCTGTGCGCGGCTTCGTCGGCCTTTGCCGTCGAACCCATCAAGATCGCCCGCGACGATGTCGCGCTCGACCTGTCGCGCGCCGTCGAGATCTACCGCAACCAGGGTGAGAACTTCCAGGTGTCGACCGCGCCCGGGCCGGACGGCATCGTGCGGCGCATCGAGGTCGAGGCCAACGATGCCCGCTCGACCGGCGACTGGGCGGTCTTCGCGCTCGCCAACACCACCGACCAGCAGCTCGACAGGCTGATCGTGGCGCCGCATTTCCGGCTGGTCAATTCCGGCATCTTCTGGCCGGATCTGGGCTCGACGCGCATCGCCGCCATCACGCCCAGCGAAGGCTTCGCACTGGACCGGCAGACCAGCCCCGACGCCGACGTGTTCCGGGTGACGCTGAATCCCGGCACGGTGATCACCTTCATCGCCGAACTCGCTTCACCGAAGCTGCCGCAGGTCTACCTGTGGGATCCGGAATCCTACAAGGATTCGGTCAATTCCTACACGCTGTTTCGCGGCATCGTCATCGGCATTGCCGGCCTTCTGGCGCTGTTCCTGACCATCCTGTTCGTCGTCAAGGGGACGTCGATGTTCCCGGCGACGGCGGCCCTTGCCTGGGCGGTGCTTGCCTATATCTGCGTCGATTTCGGCTTCCTCAACAAGGTCATCGAGATCTCGCCCGGCAACGAGCAGATGTGGCGGGCCGGAACGGAGGTGGCGCTGGCGGCGACCTTCGTGGTCTTCCTGTTCGCTTATCTCAACCTCAACCGATGGCACGGCCATTTCAGCTATGGCGCCCTTGTCTGGATTCTGGGCCTGCTGCTGATCGCCGGCGTCGCCATCGTCGATCCGGCGGTCGCCGCCGGCATCGCCCGCATCTCGTTTGCCGCCACGGCGCTAACCGGGCTCGGCCTGATCATCTTCCTCGGTATTCGTGGTTATGACCGAGCCATCATGCTGGTGCCCAGTTGGGTCATGGTGCTGTTGTGGCTGTGCGGGTCGTGGATGGCGATCACCGGCATGCTCGACAACGACATCGCCCAACCGGCACTTGGGGGCGGGTTGATCCTGATCATCCTGTTGATCGGCTTCACCGTCATGCAGCACGCCTTTGCAGGCGGTGCGCTGCATCAGGGGCTGTTCTCCGATCTCGAGCGACAGGCGCTGGCCGTCGCGGGATCGGGCGATACGGTGTGGGACTGGGACGTGCTGCGCGACCGCGTGGTGACCAAACCTGATGTCAGCATCCAGCTCGGCCTTGCCCCCAACAGCCTGGGCGGGGCCGCGCGCAACTGGCTGCCGGTGCTGCATGCCGATGACCGCGACACGTTCCGCACGACGCTCGACGTCGTTCTGGAGCATCGCCGTGGCAAGGTGGCGCAGAATTTCCGCCTGCGCGGAGCCGACGGGCACTATCACTGGTTTGCCCTGCGCGCACGCCCGGTCATCGGCTCGGACGGCGAGGTCATTCGCTGCGTCGGCACCATGGTCGACGTCACCGAACAGAAGAAATCCGAGGAGCGACTGCTGCACGACGCCGTGCACGACAATCTGACCGGCCTGCCGAACCGCGAGTTGTTCATGAACCGGCTGGAGGCGATCATTTCGATCGCCCGCACCGAAGAGAAGGTGCGGCCGACCGTCTTCGTCATCGACATCGACCGCTTCAAGCAGGTCAATGACGGGCTCGGCATCTCGGCCGGCGACACCATCCTGCTCACCATAGCGCGCCGCCTGCATCGGCTGTTGAAGCCGAAGGATTCGCTGTCGCGCTTCGCCGGCGACCAGTTCGCGCTGATGCTGCTGTCCGAGCAGGATCCGGCCCGCATCGCCGGCGTGGCCGATGCGATCAAGCATGCGATCAACAACCCGATCACCTTTGCCAAGCGCGAGATCGTGCTGACCGCCTCTATCGGCCTGATCACCTGGACCTCGGCGCAGACCTCGGCCGAGGACATGGTCAAGGACGCCGAACTCGCCATGCATCAGGCCAAGCGCTTCGGCGGCGACAGGATCGAGCCGTTTCGCCCTGCGTTCCGCACCGTCGGCACCGACCGTCTGCAGTTCGAATCCGACCTGCGGCGCGCCATCGAGCGGCGCGAGTTCACGCTGGCCTACCAGCCGATCGTGCGCCTGGAAGACGGCAGCGTCGCCGGCTTCGAAGCGTTGCTGCGCTGGGACCATCCACGCCGCGGCATGATTCCGCCGGCCGATTTCATCCCGGTTGCCGAAAGCTGCGGACTGATCGTGCAGCTTGGGCTGTTTGCCATGCAGCAGGCAGCCGAGGATCTCGCAGGATGGCAAAAGCAGATCGGCGATGCGCCGCTGTCGGTCTCGGTCAACCTGTCCAGCCGCCAGCTCATCCGCCGCGACCTAGTCAGCGATGTGCGTTCCGTGATCGCACGCGCCAATTTGAAGCCTCGCTGCTTCCGGCTCGAACTCACCGAATCCCTGGTCATGGACAATCCCGAGCAGACGGCCCATGTGCTGACCAAGCTGAAGCAGCTCGGCATCGGCCTGTCGTTGGACGATTTCGGCACCGGCTATTCGTCGCTCGCCTATCTGACGCGGTTCCCCTTCGACACCATCAAGATCGACAAGAGCTTCGTCGACGACAGCACGCCAAAACGCGCGGTGCTACTCAAATCCATGGTCAACATGGCGCATGAGCTCGGCCTGTCGGTGGTCGCCGAGGGCATATCGGACGAGCGCGATGCGCTGGAGCTGCGCCAGATGGGCTGCGAATATGTGCAGAGCTTCATGTTCGGCGCGCCGATGCCGGGCGACCAGGTGCTGAAGACGCTGAAGGAGCAGTATCCGCTAACCCAGGCTTGA
- a CDS encoding YqgE/AlgH family protein, translating to MDLLRHKKTAAGGGFLDDQFLIAMPGMKDDRFTRSVIYICAHSDEGAMGLIINQTQQMLFPDLLVQLGIMNELEAIRLPAQARDFVVRNGGPVDRSRGFVLHSGDYRVDSSLTVSDDICLTATVDILRAISSGRGPRRALMALGYSGWGAGQLETEIAENGWLTCPATPELLFDADIERKYDRILASIGIDLAHLSMAAGHA from the coding sequence ATGGATTTGTTGCGCCACAAGAAGACAGCCGCCGGCGGCGGCTTTCTCGACGATCAGTTCCTGATTGCCATGCCTGGCATGAAGGATGATCGTTTCACGCGCTCGGTCATCTATATCTGCGCCCACAGCGATGAAGGCGCGATGGGCCTGATCATCAACCAGACACAGCAGATGCTGTTTCCGGACCTTCTGGTGCAGCTCGGCATCATGAACGAGCTGGAGGCGATCCGCCTTCCGGCGCAGGCGCGCGATTTCGTCGTGCGCAACGGCGGGCCTGTCGACCGCAGTCGGGGCTTCGTCCTCCATTCGGGCGACTACCGCGTGGACTCCTCGCTCACCGTTTCCGACGACATCTGCCTGACCGCGACCGTCGACATATTGCGGGCGATATCGTCAGGGCGCGGGCCGCGCCGCGCGCTGATGGCGCTCGGCTATTCCGGTTGGGGCGCCGGCCAACTGGAAACCGAGATCGCCGAGAATGGCTGGCTGACCTGCCCGGCGACGCCGGAATTGCTGTTCGACGCCGACATCGAGCGCAAATACGACCGGATTCTCGCCTCGATCGGCATCGATCTCGCCCATCTCAGCATGGCCGCCGGACACGCCTGA
- a CDS encoding protein-disulfide reductase DsbD domain-containing protein produces MQSLKLLLLGAAIGLATSLPATASSSAWYNSEGGKVRLVTSGKPDDAGRIQGVLDIALKPGWKTYWRDPGDAGVPPQLDISASTNIADATLSFPAPQRHDDGYGKWAGYNHPVSLPVTFTLATPNQPAVIDADIFLGICETICIPVQTRLSVDPASDPDNADDAALVKASVTALPAAAKPDFGVKVLPGDHETLVVEASFPGDPQATDFFVAGERDYMFGSPSRAEKDGKLIFTVPILDRPSTTPTDGGLHYTLTSSAGAVEGLLPFP; encoded by the coding sequence ATGCAAAGCTTGAAACTCCTGTTGCTCGGCGCCGCCATCGGATTGGCAACCTCCCTTCCCGCCACCGCCTCGTCATCCGCCTGGTACAATAGCGAGGGCGGCAAGGTGCGGCTGGTGACATCAGGCAAGCCGGACGATGCCGGCCGTATCCAGGGTGTTCTCGATATCGCGCTCAAACCCGGCTGGAAGACCTACTGGCGCGACCCGGGGGACGCAGGTGTGCCGCCGCAGCTCGACATATCGGCCAGCACCAATATTGCCGATGCCACACTGTCCTTTCCCGCGCCGCAGCGCCACGACGATGGCTATGGCAAATGGGCCGGCTACAACCACCCGGTTTCGCTGCCGGTGACGTTCACGCTGGCGACGCCAAACCAGCCGGCTGTTATCGATGCCGACATCTTTCTCGGCATTTGTGAAACCATCTGCATCCCAGTGCAGACACGGCTGAGCGTCGATCCCGCTTCCGATCCCGACAATGCCGACGACGCGGCATTGGTAAAGGCGAGTGTCACTGCATTGCCGGCGGCTGCAAAACCTGACTTCGGCGTCAAGGTGCTCCCGGGCGATCACGAGACGCTGGTGGTCGAGGCGAGTTTTCCTGGCGATCCGCAGGCAACGGATTTCTTCGTCGCCGGCGAGCGCGATTATATGTTCGGTAGTCCTTCCCGCGCGGAAAAGGACGGCAAGTTGATCTTCACCGTGCCGATCCTCGATCGCCCCTCGACGACGCCGACGGACGGCGGGCTCCACTACACGCTGACGAGTTCGGCGGGCGCGGTCGAAGGGCTGCTGCCTTTTCCTTGA
- a CDS encoding peroxiredoxin encodes MTISVGDKLPETTFKTMTADGAKPITSAEIFPGKKVVLFGVPGAFTPTCSNNHLPGYLENHDAILARGVDTIAVVSVNDVHVMGAWARFTGGEGKILFLADGNGDFAKAVGLDADLSGGGMGLRSKRFSMIVDDGKVTALNVETKPGVDESGAAHILGQL; translated from the coding sequence ATGACCATCTCCGTTGGCGACAAGCTGCCCGAGACGACCTTCAAGACCATGACAGCCGATGGCGCCAAGCCGATCACGTCGGCCGAGATTTTCCCGGGCAAGAAGGTGGTGCTGTTCGGCGTTCCCGGCGCTTTCACGCCGACTTGCAGCAACAACCATCTGCCCGGCTATCTCGAGAACCATGACGCGATCCTGGCGCGCGGCGTCGACACCATCGCCGTCGTTTCGGTCAACGACGTCCACGTCATGGGCGCCTGGGCGCGCTTCACCGGCGGCGAAGGCAAGATCCTGTTCCTCGCTGACGGCAATGGCGATTTCGCCAAGGCGGTCGGTCTTGACGCGGACTTGTCCGGTGGCGGCATGGGCCTGCGCTCAAAGCGGTTTTCGATGATTGTCGACGACGGCAAGGTCACCGCGCTCAATGTCGAGACCAAACCCGGCGTCGACGAGTCCGGTGCGGCTCATATTCTCGGCCAGCTCTGA
- a CDS encoding DUF2938 domain-containing protein: MSDIFWRAIAIGVGATVLMDIWAFFLHKAFGQPRPNWGPVGRWVWHLGDKVFHDDIGDAAPYAHEKALGWAFHYFVGIVYGIILVVLVGAGWLAAPTFLPAFILGIVTVGAGWFLLAPGMGAGWAASKRPNPMRIRALNLVSHTVFALGLWGTALLIR; encoded by the coding sequence ATGTCTGACATCTTCTGGCGCGCTATCGCGATCGGCGTCGGCGCCACTGTCCTGATGGATATCTGGGCCTTCTTCCTGCACAAGGCGTTCGGCCAGCCACGGCCGAACTGGGGGCCGGTCGGGCGCTGGGTCTGGCATCTCGGCGACAAGGTGTTTCACGACGACATCGGCGATGCGGCGCCCTATGCCCACGAGAAGGCGCTGGGCTGGGCTTTCCATTACTTCGTCGGCATCGTCTACGGCATCATCCTCGTAGTGCTGGTTGGCGCAGGCTGGCTGGCCGCGCCGACATTCTTGCCCGCCTTCATCCTCGGCATCGTCACCGTCGGGGCCGGCTGGTTTCTGCTGGCGCCAGGCATGGGCGCCGGCTGGGCGGCTTCAAAGCGGCCGAACCCGATGCGGATCCGCGCCCTCAACCTCGTGTCGCACACGGTGTTCGCGCTCGGGCTTTGGGGCACGGCGCTGCTGATCCGCTAG
- a CDS encoding type II toxin-antitoxin system RelE/ParE family toxin → MAVRLVWSSAATADLIDIYIMIGSENIRAADRYYDQLEARARQLADQPRMVSGDRISGPPHECWWRRRLYCSTKPFRTRTMAQSTGLKSSVWWTGVGI, encoded by the coding sequence ATGGCCGTTAGGCTGGTCTGGTCATCCGCAGCCACGGCTGACCTCATCGATATCTACATCATGATAGGCAGCGAAAACATACGGGCGGCCGATCGTTATTATGATCAGTTGGAAGCGCGGGCTCGGCAACTGGCGGACCAGCCGCGCATGGTGTCAGGCGACCGGATATCAGGCCCTCCGCACGAATGCTGGTGGAGGCGCCGTTTGTACTGCTCTACGAAACCATTCCGGACACGGACGATGGCCCAGTCGACTGGGTTGAAATCGTCCGTGTGGTGGACGGGCGTCGGGATCTGA